A DNA window from Stigmatella aurantiaca contains the following coding sequences:
- a CDS encoding HEAT repeat domain-containing protein — MQYRYALDSTQEVSSVPSQPGAQTPPGMRFHLRGEWRVGIVSVEGAQVHARVQLVPSSSEVSLEGEQVLAPEVRRTFEAGLAQPFFITLNGSGAVQLVHFEPGTDILVQGLLRATVAATQLVWTGPSHLTWQTEEMDTTGRYSARYTRKSASRFEKSKLAYSHLATPEGLHPLEDSPRVSVSALTTFEVGEDLWPSALQAREHLEVDSGPSLIKAVSSLQVELALKGRGQDSSLLGALDARRGRLVTLPLASYQGQEQDPRVALRQVLAGKTFDALVKDLHALPSNEQERDSARARALEQLRALFLLEPGQALLVHATLSAGMDPQAASPLLGALSAASTPECLQALSRIAEDGALAGTVRLDAVAALGMASTPNAEGVATLRTLSHGADPELASTATLGLGNAAMKLGPGQARDAETLVHELSSAYHATGQPEQQSLMLRALGNTRNPSALPTLQSALASPSPAVRSAAVEALRGMPAPGADQLLSSILLQDATAEVRQSAVFASSFRPLTPLLPALAQALRLDPSDLVRREIITLAGGQLPVTPGARVLLEWSSQNEPNPSLRNTALTFLSARAH; from the coding sequence ATGCAGTACCGCTACGCGCTGGACTCCACGCAGGAGGTTTCCTCCGTCCCGTCCCAGCCCGGAGCCCAGACGCCCCCGGGCATGCGCTTCCACCTCCGGGGAGAGTGGCGGGTCGGCATCGTCTCGGTGGAAGGCGCGCAGGTCCACGCCCGCGTCCAGCTGGTGCCCTCCTCTTCCGAAGTGAGCCTGGAAGGAGAGCAAGTGCTTGCCCCCGAGGTGCGGCGCACCTTCGAAGCCGGCCTGGCCCAGCCCTTCTTCATCACCCTGAACGGCTCGGGCGCCGTGCAGCTCGTCCACTTCGAGCCTGGCACCGACATTCTCGTGCAGGGCCTGCTGCGCGCCACCGTGGCGGCCACCCAGCTCGTGTGGACTGGCCCCTCTCACCTCACCTGGCAGACCGAGGAGATGGACACCACGGGCCGCTACTCCGCCCGGTATACCCGCAAGAGCGCCTCACGCTTCGAGAAGTCCAAGCTGGCCTACTCGCACCTGGCCACCCCCGAGGGGCTCCACCCGCTGGAAGACAGCCCACGCGTGAGCGTCAGCGCCCTCACCACCTTCGAGGTGGGGGAGGACCTCTGGCCCAGCGCCCTCCAGGCCCGTGAGCACCTGGAGGTGGACTCCGGGCCCTCCCTGATCAAGGCCGTCAGCTCCCTTCAGGTGGAGCTCGCGCTCAAGGGCCGCGGCCAGGACAGCTCCCTGCTGGGCGCGCTCGACGCGCGCCGGGGCCGGCTCGTCACCCTGCCGCTGGCCAGCTACCAGGGCCAGGAGCAGGACCCCCGGGTGGCGCTGCGCCAGGTGCTCGCGGGAAAGACCTTCGATGCGCTGGTGAAGGACCTTCACGCCCTGCCCTCCAACGAGCAGGAACGCGACAGCGCGCGGGCCCGGGCCCTGGAGCAGCTGAGGGCCCTCTTTCTCCTGGAGCCTGGCCAGGCCCTCCTCGTCCACGCCACGCTGAGCGCGGGCATGGACCCACAGGCCGCCAGCCCCCTGCTCGGCGCCCTCTCGGCCGCCAGCACCCCGGAGTGCCTCCAGGCGCTCTCCCGCATCGCCGAGGACGGCGCCCTCGCGGGGACGGTGCGCCTGGATGCCGTGGCGGCCCTGGGCATGGCCTCCACCCCGAATGCAGAAGGCGTCGCCACGCTGCGCACGCTGTCGCACGGCGCCGACCCCGAGCTGGCCAGCACCGCCACCCTGGGCCTGGGCAACGCCGCCATGAAGCTGGGCCCAGGCCAGGCACGCGATGCCGAGACACTCGTCCACGAGCTGAGCAGCGCCTACCACGCCACGGGCCAGCCCGAGCAGCAGAGCCTGATGCTGCGCGCCCTGGGCAACACCCGCAACCCCAGCGCGCTGCCCACCCTTCAGTCGGCCCTGGCCTCCCCCTCCCCGGCGGTGCGCTCCGCCGCCGTCGAGGCCCTGCGCGGCATGCCCGCCCCGGGCGCCGACCAGCTGCTGTCGTCCATTCTCCTCCAGGACGCCACCGCCGAGGTGCGCCAGAGCGCCGTCTTCGCCAGCAGCTTCCGCCCCCTCACGCCGCTGTTGCCAGCGCTCGCCCAGGCCCTGCGCCTGGACCCCTCGGATCTCGTCCGCCGGGAGATCATCACCCTCGCCGGGGGCCAGCTTCCCGTGACGCCCGGGGCGCGCGTCCTCCTCGAGTGGAGCAGCCAGAACGAGCCCAACCCCAGCCTTCGCAACACCGCCCTCACCTTCCTCAGCGCGCGGGCTCACTGA
- a CDS encoding ATP-dependent helicase HrpA, protein MAPQAAASKEPLKEERPRGDWAELLKRTFDFDVFAYVRCGGRRRVLAYVNEAGGVRAILEHLGLPTAGVRLVPAREPPQAAGC, encoded by the coding sequence GTGGCGCCCCAGGCAGCGGCCAGCAAGGAGCCGCTGAAGGAGGAGAGGCCGCGAGGAGACTGGGCCGAGTTGTTGAAGAGGACGTTCGACTTCGACGTGTTCGCCTACGTGAGGTGTGGAGGTAGACGGCGAGTGCTGGCGTACGTGAACGAGGCGGGAGGAGTGCGAGCGATTCTGGAGCACCTGGGCCTGCCCACGGCAGGTGTGAGGCTGGTCCCAGCGCGCGAGCCCCCTCAGGCCGCGGGATGTTGA
- the miaE gene encoding tRNA isopentenyl-2-thiomethyl-A-37 hydroxylase MiaE, giving the protein MDRLLVAAIIEARSCERLSLLAEGLEDPALRRFYGELAQSEDGHQSLFYRPAVTASGDEAAVKARLKGHREAETLHGAPPGLGDRWAYHILIRQTGERPILID; this is encoded by the coding sequence GTGGACCGGCTCCTGGTGGCCGCCATCATCGAGGCGCGCTCCTGTGAGCGCCTGTCCCTGCTCGCGGAAGGCCTGGAGGACCCCGCACTGCGCCGCTTCTACGGGGAGCTGGCTCAGTCCGAGGACGGGCACCAGTCCCTCTTCTACCGCCCGGCCGTGACGGCCTCCGGCGACGAGGCCGCCGTCAAAGCGCGGCTTAAGGGGCACAGAGAGGCCGAGACGCTGCACGGCGCTCCCCCGGGTCTCGGGGATAGGTGGGCATACCACATCCTGATTCGCCAAACGGGCGAGCGCCCGATCCTGATTGATTAA
- a CDS encoding carboxylesterase/lipase family protein: MTTHTAALPIIHTVEGPVQGALVEDVVAYMGIPYAAPPLGNLRWRAPQPVTPWPPTQPRPSNDQAPSCLQNRDLCIEVGGGDPLAMNEDCLYLNVWTPQPKAGAPKLPVMVWIHGGAYIIGAGRLPIYHGAPFVKRGAILVTLNYRMGALGFFAHPALEKEVTVEQQRIYNFGLLDQIAALEWVQRNIERFGGDSNNVTIFGQSAGARSVLALFASPLTKDREKPLFHRGIAQSVYRTAEASREKALNRGTKLAEVVLGLEEGKGADATLAQLRGVTAEVLMNVPIDPEKDFKGTANSPVGIAGDIVLPGTDGILARFEKGEGAALPLIIGNTSNDGSVVLDQLKGNPSQIVDLAVTTTLVKRPKRYYPDLAEQDFPDQNELGRRLARDAFFTAATYRLAKAHSQRAPTWRYYFDYTAENHRPFVTKGARHGDEVAFVMDTLKYAPPFPPGQPQNPVTVTAKDYAVASSVSERWFNFARTGEPSPEWPQQTAQADKTLLLGESISVATDFMQQHHEDAEFENMDAFNRVGTAMDNLMASLG; encoded by the coding sequence ATGACCACCCACACTGCTGCCTTGCCCATCATCCACACCGTGGAGGGCCCTGTGCAGGGAGCCCTCGTGGAGGACGTCGTGGCGTACATGGGCATCCCCTACGCCGCGCCGCCCTTGGGGAACCTGCGCTGGAGGGCGCCGCAGCCCGTCACGCCCTGGCCCCCGACCCAGCCGCGCCCATCGAACGATCAGGCCCCGTCTTGTCTCCAGAATCGGGACCTTTGCATCGAGGTCGGCGGGGGCGATCCCCTTGCCATGAACGAGGATTGTCTCTATCTCAATGTCTGGACGCCCCAGCCCAAGGCGGGCGCCCCCAAGCTCCCGGTCATGGTGTGGATCCACGGCGGGGCCTACATCATCGGCGCGGGCAGGCTGCCCATCTATCATGGGGCGCCGTTCGTGAAGCGCGGCGCGATCCTGGTCACCCTCAACTACCGGATGGGTGCCCTCGGCTTCTTCGCGCACCCCGCGCTTGAGAAGGAGGTCACCGTCGAGCAGCAGCGGATTTACAATTTCGGGTTGCTCGATCAGATCGCCGCGCTCGAGTGGGTGCAGCGCAACATCGAAAGGTTCGGGGGCGATTCCAACAACGTGACCATCTTCGGTCAATCCGCCGGTGCGCGGAGCGTCCTCGCGCTCTTCGCCTCGCCGCTCACCAAGGATCGGGAAAAGCCCCTCTTCCACCGCGGCATTGCCCAGAGCGTGTACCGGACGGCGGAGGCCTCCCGGGAGAAGGCGCTCAATCGCGGCACCAAGCTCGCGGAAGTCGTCCTCGGGCTTGAGGAAGGCAAAGGCGCGGACGCGACCCTCGCGCAGCTCCGCGGCGTTACGGCGGAGGTTCTCATGAACGTCCCCATCGACCCCGAGAAGGATTTCAAGGGGACGGCGAACTCCCCGGTAGGGATCGCCGGAGACATCGTCCTGCCCGGCACGGATGGGATCCTCGCCCGCTTCGAGAAGGGCGAGGGGGCGGCATTGCCGCTCATCATTGGCAACACCAGCAATGACGGGAGCGTGGTGCTCGACCAGCTCAAAGGCAACCCGAGCCAGATCGTCGATCTGGCGGTCACCACCACCTTGGTCAAACGCCCCAAGCGCTACTACCCGGATCTCGCGGAGCAGGACTTCCCCGACCAGAATGAACTCGGCCGACGCCTGGCCCGCGACGCGTTCTTCACCGCGGCCACCTACAGGCTCGCCAAGGCGCACAGCCAGCGTGCACCGACATGGCGATACTACTTCGACTACACTGCGGAGAACCACCGCCCCTTCGTCACCAAGGGCGCGCGTCACGGCGACGAGGTCGCCTTCGTCATGGACACGCTCAAATACGCCCCGCCCTTCCCGCCGGGCCAGCCGCAGAATCCGGTCACGGTCACGGCGAAGGACTATGCGGTCGCCAGCAGCGTCAGTGAGCGCTGGTTCAACTTCGCTCGCACCGGCGAGCCGAGTCCAGAATGGCCTCAGCAGACGGCGCAGGCGGACAAGACGCTCCTCCTGGGCGAGTCCATCTCCGTGGCGACGGACTTCATGCAACAGCACCACGAGGATGCGGAGTTCGAGAACATGGACGCGTTCAACAGGGTTGGCACGGCCATGGACAATCTCATGGCGAGCCTCGGCTGA
- a CDS encoding TetR/AcrR family transcriptional regulator, whose amino-acid sequence MVEGLRERNKRQKLEAAKKAARQLFARQGFEATTIRQIAERAGIGLGTLYSYVPNKHELLDLIFHEQWSAVEDAAYASLPADVGLVEGLLHVFGAMVDSYAKDPELSKTFLRETLLPTEGGETRRERSRQVLTRLAGLVERARERGEVGQEVDPLAAATNLFGLYLLHLLGWFGGLGNTAEFLERLRLSLELQMRGLRPAKPGSSPRRSRA is encoded by the coding sequence ATGGTTGAGGGGCTGCGCGAGCGCAACAAGCGTCAGAAGTTGGAGGCAGCCAAGAAGGCCGCGCGGCAGTTGTTTGCCCGCCAGGGCTTCGAGGCCACCACCATCCGCCAGATCGCCGAGCGCGCTGGCATCGGCCTGGGGACGCTCTACTCGTACGTGCCCAACAAGCACGAGCTGTTGGACCTGATCTTCCACGAGCAGTGGAGCGCGGTGGAAGACGCGGCCTATGCCTCGCTTCCTGCGGACGTGGGGCTGGTGGAGGGGCTGCTGCACGTCTTCGGCGCCATGGTGGACAGCTACGCGAAGGATCCGGAGCTGTCGAAGACCTTCCTGCGAGAGACGCTCCTGCCCACCGAGGGAGGGGAGACCCGGCGGGAGCGCAGCCGGCAGGTGCTGACGCGGCTCGCGGGCCTGGTCGAGCGCGCGCGGGAGCGGGGCGAAGTGGGCCAGGAGGTGGATCCCCTGGCCGCGGCAACCAACCTCTTCGGGCTCTACCTGCTCCACCTGCTGGGCTGGTTCGGAGGGCTGGGGAACACCGCGGAGTTCCTCGAGCGCCTGCGCCTAAGCCTGGAGCTCCAGATGCGCGGCCTGCGTCCCGCCAAGCCAGGAAGCTCGCCACGTAGAAGCCGGGCTTGA
- a CDS encoding FAD-dependent monooxygenase, giving the protein MRAEDAKALVVGGGIGGLAAAIALRQAGWAVEVYEQAPAMGEVGAGLAITTNAMRLLFKLGLAELPQRGEAVTDAEGCTWQGEVLVKFPVRELAQRQGAPSVVIHRAALHSALREAFGPEGLHVGARLRGFEQDGAQVVAHFEGGREARGALLVGADGLRSRVRAQLHGDKPPRYVGYPVWRGITPPFSHPGIPKGMLRETQGHGARFGMSYIAGDRVFWWAAVEGPAGQPVPGGDKAYLAEVFRTAHAPIPELIAATDAADILRADTYDRLPLTRWGEGRVTLLGDAAHPMAPNLGQGANSAIEDAFMLALALKEAEDVPSGLRAYEAWRKPRTALLQWQSWAFGAMGHWANPAAVWLRDGLMRRLPRRLVTGGLQRIWGWEPPLRQTVRGPKCKRRPRSQRAAP; this is encoded by the coding sequence ATGCGCGCGGAGGATGCGAAGGCCTTGGTGGTGGGCGGTGGCATCGGAGGGCTGGCGGCGGCCATCGCCCTTCGGCAGGCGGGCTGGGCGGTAGAGGTGTACGAGCAGGCGCCCGCGATGGGCGAGGTGGGCGCGGGGTTGGCCATCACCACCAACGCGATGCGCCTGCTGTTCAAGCTGGGGCTCGCCGAGCTGCCCCAGCGGGGAGAGGCCGTGACCGATGCCGAGGGGTGTACGTGGCAGGGGGAGGTGCTCGTGAAGTTCCCGGTGCGGGAGCTGGCGCAGCGGCAAGGAGCGCCCTCCGTGGTCATCCACCGGGCGGCGCTGCACTCGGCGCTCCGCGAGGCCTTCGGGCCGGAAGGGCTGCACGTGGGAGCGCGGCTCCGAGGGTTCGAGCAGGACGGCGCCCAGGTGGTGGCGCATTTCGAGGGAGGCCGCGAGGCCCGGGGCGCGCTGCTCGTGGGCGCCGATGGGCTCAGGTCACGCGTCCGGGCGCAGCTCCACGGGGACAAGCCCCCGCGCTACGTGGGTTATCCGGTCTGGCGCGGCATCACGCCCCCGTTTTCCCATCCGGGGATTCCCAAGGGGATGCTCCGCGAGACCCAGGGGCACGGGGCTCGCTTCGGCATGAGCTACATCGCCGGGGACCGCGTATTCTGGTGGGCCGCGGTCGAGGGCCCCGCGGGCCAGCCCGTGCCTGGAGGCGACAAGGCCTACTTGGCGGAGGTGTTCCGGACAGCCCACGCGCCCATCCCGGAGCTGATCGCCGCCACGGACGCGGCAGACATCCTCCGCGCGGATACCTATGACCGGCTTCCCCTCACGAGGTGGGGCGAGGGGCGCGTCACCCTGCTCGGGGATGCGGCGCATCCGATGGCCCCTAACCTGGGACAAGGGGCCAACTCCGCCATCGAGGACGCCTTCATGCTCGCCCTGGCGCTCAAGGAGGCGGAGGACGTCCCCTCGGGACTGCGTGCCTACGAAGCGTGGCGCAAACCGCGCACCGCGCTGTTGCAGTGGCAATCGTGGGCCTTTGGCGCCATGGGGCACTGGGCGAACCCGGCTGCCGTGTGGCTTCGGGATGGGCTGATGAGGCGGCTGCCTCGGCGGCTCGTCACCGGTGGACTCCAGCGCATCTGGGGTTGGGAGCCGCCACTCCGGCAGACGGTCAGGGGCCCGAAATGCAAGCGCCGCCCCCGTTCTCAGAGGGCGGCGCCTTGA
- a CDS encoding c-type cytochrome yields the protein MNFQNKLLAGLVAASSLAGGAALATGSGLKAEPLPQHKVPVSPDGNLVVGLCDGVTSMEVVGVKDGGSMTRDQAQAVSTALMAEWRRKNPDANWDDVPLPSRAVAQTAKPPPSPDPKGPRSPPAVDGTPQKPSAGGSVKSGGQNAAAGASEVAAKKDAHLQTGHTYGAFSERDEKIWADSTQAFVEEGNRVFHDAAALGGTIAVSCDMCHPDAANTHPETYPKYQVQLGRVAMLRDMINWCIQNPVRGKPLADDDPKMKAMEAYIYARRKGVPLEFGKH from the coding sequence ATGAACTTTCAGAACAAGCTCCTGGCAGGACTCGTCGCGGCCAGCTCCCTGGCGGGCGGCGCGGCGCTCGCCACCGGCTCCGGACTCAAGGCCGAGCCGCTTCCCCAGCACAAGGTGCCCGTCTCCCCGGACGGCAACCTCGTCGTCGGCCTGTGTGACGGCGTGACGTCCATGGAAGTGGTGGGCGTGAAGGATGGCGGGTCGATGACGCGCGACCAGGCCCAGGCGGTGTCCACCGCGCTGATGGCCGAGTGGCGCCGCAAGAACCCGGACGCGAACTGGGACGATGTGCCGCTGCCGTCACGGGCCGTGGCCCAGACGGCCAAGCCGCCGCCCAGCCCCGACCCGAAGGGGCCGCGCAGCCCGCCCGCGGTGGATGGCACGCCGCAGAAGCCCTCGGCGGGGGGCTCGGTGAAGAGTGGCGGGCAGAACGCGGCGGCTGGAGCCTCGGAGGTGGCGGCGAAGAAGGACGCCCACCTCCAGACGGGCCACACCTACGGCGCGTTCAGCGAGCGGGACGAGAAGATCTGGGCGGACTCGACGCAGGCGTTCGTGGAGGAGGGCAACCGCGTGTTCCACGACGCGGCGGCGCTGGGCGGCACCATCGCGGTGTCGTGCGACATGTGCCACCCGGACGCGGCCAATACGCACCCGGAGACGTACCCGAAGTACCAGGTGCAGCTGGGCCGCGTGGCGATGCTGCGCGACATGATCAACTGGTGCATCCAGAACCCGGTGCGCGGCAAGCCGCTGGCCGATGACGACCCGAAGATGAAGGCCATGGAGGCCTACATCTACGCCCGCCGCAAGGGCGTGCCGCTGGAGTTTGGCAAGCACTGA
- a CDS encoding metallophosphoesterase family protein: protein MSNKFKSVETKYYEERQELFDGLKRLDRRAFMRVAGVSAGIVAGMGLVTPASFQLIQVAEGQENPEKPKFTFAYISDTHLYEQKLNDRFVRSILKAVDDVNALNPQPDFVLFGGDLAQLGQASELKLGAQILKSVKAPVRMMVGEHDWFLDMGEQWRELFGEPTYSFDHKGVHFVVLNSIYEKDFWTERGLSNMERMKIVAGLDNGIQSRFEVGAEQRAWLQKDLAKVDKKTPVIVFSHSPLYKYYKPWNFWTDDADEVQALLKPFEKVTVIHGHTHQLLTNRIQNIHFHGMLSTAWPWPYAPEGLPSFTTQMNRADPFSAFDGCGDGRMDVLEAGLVNKLYNLWERNPISVRASYLASNGKKDAPPRPKLPTY, encoded by the coding sequence ATGTCCAACAAGTTCAAGAGCGTCGAGACGAAGTATTACGAGGAGCGCCAGGAGCTGTTCGATGGGCTCAAGCGCCTGGACCGCCGCGCCTTCATGCGCGTGGCGGGGGTCTCCGCCGGCATCGTCGCCGGCATGGGGCTGGTGACGCCGGCCAGCTTCCAGCTCATCCAGGTGGCCGAGGGGCAGGAGAACCCGGAGAAGCCCAAGTTCACCTTCGCGTACATCTCCGACACGCACCTGTACGAGCAGAAGCTCAACGACCGGTTCGTGCGCTCCATCCTCAAGGCGGTGGATGACGTGAACGCGCTCAACCCGCAGCCGGACTTCGTGCTGTTCGGCGGGGACCTGGCGCAGCTGGGCCAGGCCAGCGAGCTGAAGCTGGGGGCTCAGATTCTCAAGAGCGTGAAGGCGCCCGTGCGGATGATGGTGGGCGAGCACGACTGGTTCCTCGACATGGGCGAGCAGTGGCGCGAGCTGTTCGGCGAGCCCACCTACTCGTTCGACCACAAGGGCGTGCACTTCGTGGTGCTCAACTCCATCTACGAGAAGGACTTCTGGACGGAGCGCGGCCTGTCGAACATGGAGCGCATGAAGATCGTCGCCGGCCTGGACAACGGGATTCAGTCCCGCTTCGAGGTGGGCGCCGAGCAGCGCGCGTGGCTGCAGAAGGACCTGGCCAAGGTGGACAAGAAGACGCCCGTCATCGTCTTCAGCCACTCGCCGCTCTACAAGTACTACAAGCCCTGGAACTTCTGGACGGACGACGCGGACGAGGTGCAGGCGCTGCTCAAGCCCTTCGAGAAGGTGACGGTCATCCACGGCCACACGCACCAGCTGCTCACCAACCGCATCCAGAACATCCACTTCCACGGCATGCTGTCCACCGCGTGGCCGTGGCCGTACGCCCCCGAAGGCCTGCCCTCGTTCACCACGCAGATGAACCGCGCGGACCCCTTCAGCGCCTTCGACGGGTGCGGAGACGGGCGCATGGACGTGCTCGAGGCGGGCCTCGTCAACAAGCTCTACAACCTGTGGGAGCGCAACCCCATCTCCGTGCGCGCGAGCTACCTCGCGTCCAACGGGAAGAAGGATGCGCCCCCCCGTCCCAAGCTGCCCACCTACTGA
- a CDS encoding cytochrome-c peroxidase, giving the protein MMGSRSTTAWMVGALLCAGTVQAQGTAPASPPKLPPGVSPALWKLSVPPGAEPTPAKVALGEKLFLDPRLSADNTVSCSTCHEPAMGFVDGKALSTGIKGQQVTRNSPTVLNAMFNASQFWDGRAGTLEDQAKLPILNPREMGMPSPEAVVAKVQAIPEYATAFKSVFGREVNYDDLASAIAAFERTQFSGSARFDAFIHGDAKALNASEKRGWALFNGKARCNSCHAANIVSPLFSDQKFHNIGIAAHKQDFVQLARKAVDVVRLGDEKQIDELALQTEFSELGRFLVTKKENDIGTFKTPTLRNVGITGPYMHDGSLTTLWDVMDHYNKGGVANPYLDGGMQRLGLTEPEIDDLVAFLFTLTDTRYTKFNGQELARQQKRKNTRPERDTAVALGKKGNLGDLAPNPDLAVKNPAAVGVYGAETSVPGAAK; this is encoded by the coding sequence ATGATGGGTTCCAGGTCCACCACCGCCTGGATGGTGGGTGCTCTGCTGTGCGCGGGAACGGTCCAGGCGCAGGGCACCGCGCCGGCCTCGCCGCCAAAGCTGCCCCCCGGAGTCTCTCCCGCGCTGTGGAAGCTGTCCGTGCCCCCGGGCGCGGAGCCCACGCCGGCGAAAGTGGCCCTTGGCGAGAAGCTCTTCCTCGATCCGAGGCTGTCGGCCGACAACACCGTGTCGTGCTCCACCTGCCATGAGCCCGCCATGGGCTTCGTGGATGGCAAGGCGCTGTCCACGGGCATCAAGGGCCAGCAGGTGACGCGCAACAGCCCCACGGTGCTCAACGCCATGTTCAACGCCTCCCAGTTCTGGGACGGGCGCGCGGGCACGCTGGAGGATCAGGCCAAGCTGCCCATCCTCAACCCGCGCGAGATGGGCATGCCCTCGCCGGAGGCCGTGGTGGCCAAGGTGCAGGCCATCCCCGAGTACGCCACCGCGTTCAAGTCCGTCTTCGGCCGGGAGGTGAACTACGACGACCTGGCCTCGGCCATCGCCGCCTTCGAGCGCACGCAGTTCTCGGGCAGCGCCCGCTTCGATGCCTTCATCCACGGGGACGCGAAGGCGCTCAACGCCTCGGAGAAGCGCGGCTGGGCGCTCTTCAACGGCAAGGCGCGCTGCAACTCCTGCCACGCGGCGAACATCGTCTCGCCGCTGTTCTCGGACCAGAAGTTCCACAACATCGGCATCGCCGCGCACAAGCAGGACTTCGTGCAGCTGGCGCGCAAGGCGGTGGACGTGGTGCGGCTGGGGGACGAGAAGCAGATCGACGAGCTGGCGCTGCAGACGGAGTTCTCCGAGCTGGGCCGCTTCTTGGTGACGAAGAAGGAGAACGACATCGGCACCTTCAAGACGCCCACCCTGCGCAACGTGGGCATCACCGGCCCCTACATGCACGACGGCTCGCTGACGACGCTGTGGGACGTGATGGACCACTACAACAAGGGCGGCGTGGCCAACCCCTACCTGGATGGGGGGATGCAGCGGCTGGGGCTCACCGAGCCGGAGATCGACGACCTGGTGGCCTTCCTCTTCACGCTCACGGACACGCGCTACACGAAGTTCAACGGCCAGGAGCTGGCCCGGCAGCAGAAGCGGAAGAACACCCGCCCGGAGCGGGACACGGCGGTGGCACTGGGCAAGAAGGGCAACCTGGGAGACCTCGCTCCGAATCCGGATCTGGCGGTGAAGAACCCGGCGGCGGTGGGTGTGTACGGCGCGGAGACCTCGGTCCCTGGCGCGGCGAAGTAG